The segment GCATGTCCGACCTGAGGTTCGCTCAGGTTCAGGTTACTGGCGATATCCGGCATCAGGCCCATGATGGCGAACTCACCGGTGCCAATGGCGAAGCTGCCCAGCGCCATGGCGGCTTCCATTTTTACGACCGTGCTTTTGCTGGGCAACGGGGAGGGTTCTAAAACTGACATCTGGCTCCTTGAAACATGCTGAAACGTTCAAGGGATGATAATGGCAACGCGAACGGTGCGTCGAGCCGCGCCGACTCGCTCGCCGACGCAACCAGCGGTCTTCTAACGGGCGCAAAAGTAGGGCGAATGCGAGGTGGAGTACAGATGTACTCCATAGCGTTAGCGATCTAGATATTGACTCTGTCCGGCAAAGTCGATGAAGCGCTGGCTGGCCAGCGACAGGTACTCACCCGACCGCCAGCACAGCCGGAAACTCATCTGCTGGGCAGGCTCGAACGGCACACCGACGATACCTGGCGTTCGTAATTGCACGGAGCGCAGCAATGTGGCCACGCCCATGTTGTCCAGTGCAGCCTGGACCACCAACGAAACGAAATTGCTCTGCAATGCCACTTGGTAGGTAATGCCGTGTTCGGCAAAGAAGGCGTCGAGCAACTGGCGCTGCACGAATGTACGGTCGAACACCACCATGTCGGTGCTGCGCAGGTCTTCGGCAGTCAGGCTTGCCTTGCCGGCGTAGGGGTGATCCGGGTGCATGCAGGCCAGCATCTCGTCGCTGCCCAACAGGATCGATTCCTTATCCGCGGGCACGCGGCGGGACTCGAGCAGCGCCAGGTCGATTTCTCGTTGCTCTAGGCGCTGGCCAATGTCTTCGGCGCTGCCCTCGAACACGGTCATGGCGATGCCGGGATAAAGCCTGCGAAAGGCGTTCATCAACCCGGGCACATAGTGCAGGCCGAACATGGGCGGGATCCCCAGCCGCACTTCGCCGCGCTTGAGGTCGGCCATGTCACGCAGTGCCTGGCGGGCCACGTCCATCTCCCGCAAGGCTGATGCGATGCGGGGCAGAAATTGCTCGCCTTCCACGGTCAGTACCACCTTGCGCGTGGTGCGGTTGAACAAACTGACGCCCAGTTCTTCTTCAAGGCGGGTCACGGCCATGCTCAGCGCAGGCTGGGCGATATGCAGGTGCTGAGCGGCCTTGGTGAAGCTGCCTTGGCGGACGATTTCGACGCAACAACGCAGCGCCTTGAGATTCATTTAGGGCATTCCAGAATTGATAACGTTTTGTGATGCTCAGCATCATAACAATATATTTACTATTATTAACGCCAAGGCCTACGATGCGCGGCACTGAGACATCCTGCAACATCTCCGTCACGCAGCCAGCTGGCTGCATCCTCCCTGGACCTTGAGGTAGTACATTAAATGGCCAAGGCCGCCGATGTCGTTGTGCAATGCCTGGAAAACGAAGGTGTCGAGTATGTGTTCGGCATTCCCGGTGAAGAAAACCTCGACCTGCTCGAATCCCTGCGCAAGTCGAAGATCAAGCTGGTACTGACCCGCCATGAACAGTCTGCAGGCTTCATGGCTGCCACCTACGGTCGCCTGACCGGCAAGACCGGCGTCAGCCTCTCCACCCTGGGCCCTGGCGCCACCAACCTGGTCACCGCCAGCGCCTATGCCTACCTGGGCGGCATGCCGATGATGATGATCACCGGGCAGAAGCCGATCAAGAAGTCCAAGCAGGGCCGTTTCCAGATCATCGACGTGTGCGGCATGATGGACCCCATCACCAAGTACACCCACCAGTTCGCCTCGGCCGACAACATCCCGGCCCGCATGCGCGAAGCCTTCCGCCTGGCCGAGGAAGAAAAGCCGGGTGCCGTGCACCTGGAACTGCCTGAAGACATCGCCGCCGAGCAGACCGACGCCCTGCCTATTCCGCGCAGCCTGCACCGTCGTCCGCTGGCCGAGCACGTGGCCATCGAAGCGGCGGTGGAAAAACTGCAAAAGGCTCGCAGCCCGATTCTGGTGATCGGTGCCGGTGCCAACCGCAAGATGACGGCCAAGGTGCTCAAGCAGCTGATCGACAAGACCGGCATCCCGTTCATCACCACCCAGATGGGCAAGGGCGTGGTCGACGAGCGTCACCCGCGCTTCCTGGGCAACGCGGCGTTGTCGTCCGGTGATTTCGTGCACCGTGCGATCGAAGCGGCCGACCTGATCATCAACATCGGCCACGACGTGATCGAGAAGCCGCCGTTCTTCATGGTCCGTGGCGGCACCGAAGTCATCCACATCAGCTTCCGCTCCGCCGAAGTCGATGCCGTGTACTTCCCTCAGGTGGAAGTGATCGGCGACATCGCCAACGCCGTGTGGCAGATCAGCGAACAACTGACCGACACCGCGCACTGGGACTTCACCCGCCTGATGGCCATTCGTGAAGCCAACGAGGCGCAGATTGCCGAAGGCGGCGACGACGACCGCTTCCCGGTCTATCCACAGCGCCTGGTGGCCGATATCCGCCGTGTACTGCCTTCCGAGGGC is part of the Pseudomonas parafulva genome and harbors:
- a CDS encoding LysR family transcriptional regulator produces the protein MNLKALRCCVEIVRQGSFTKAAQHLHIAQPALSMAVTRLEEELGVSLFNRTTRKVVLTVEGEQFLPRIASALREMDVARQALRDMADLKRGEVRLGIPPMFGLHYVPGLMNAFRRLYPGIAMTVFEGSAEDIGQRLEQREIDLALLESRRVPADKESILLGSDEMLACMHPDHPYAGKASLTAEDLRSTDMVVFDRTFVQRQLLDAFFAEHGITYQVALQSNFVSLVVQAALDNMGVATLLRSVQLRTPGIVGVPFEPAQQMSFRLCWRSGEYLSLASQRFIDFAGQSQYLDR
- a CDS encoding acetolactate synthase large subunit, whose translation is MAKAADVVVQCLENEGVEYVFGIPGEENLDLLESLRKSKIKLVLTRHEQSAGFMAATYGRLTGKTGVSLSTLGPGATNLVTASAYAYLGGMPMMMITGQKPIKKSKQGRFQIIDVCGMMDPITKYTHQFASADNIPARMREAFRLAEEEKPGAVHLELPEDIAAEQTDALPIPRSLHRRPLAEHVAIEAAVEKLQKARSPILVIGAGANRKMTAKVLKQLIDKTGIPFITTQMGKGVVDERHPRFLGNAALSSGDFVHRAIEAADLIINIGHDVIEKPPFFMVRGGTEVIHISFRSAEVDAVYFPQVEVIGDIANAVWQISEQLTDTAHWDFTRLMAIREANEAQIAEGGDDDRFPVYPQRLVADIRRVLPSEGIVALDNGIYKIWFARNYKAHKPNTVLLDNALATMGAGLPSAMASHLVYPDRPVISVCGDGGFMMNSQELETAVRLGMHITVVILRDDGYGMIRWKQANMGFTDFGLDYGNPDFVKYAEAYGATGHRVESAEGLLPLLEHCITTPGVHVIDCPVDYSENDRILNSELRERALAI